A part of Pyxidicoccus trucidator genomic DNA contains:
- a CDS encoding PASTA domain-containing protein → LVKPGDLISAELINAIIQLLNALATTSGGPNVVPNLFSRTLLDVKALLAQSGGNLQLALSMDASGLVVNLNDPKNNARPVIGQIPTPGTRVPDGTGIHLLIATIAGSTPTPPAKPTVSGFSPLTPNIGTEVQIIG, encoded by the coding sequence CTCGTCAAGCCCGGCGACCTCATCAGCGCCGAGCTCATCAACGCAATCATCCAGCTGCTCAACGCGCTGGCCACCACGTCGGGTGGGCCCAACGTGGTGCCCAACCTCTTCAGCCGAACGCTGCTCGACGTGAAGGCCCTGCTGGCGCAGTCCGGCGGCAACCTCCAGCTCGCCCTGTCGATGGATGCCTCGGGCCTGGTGGTGAACCTCAATGACCCGAAGAACAACGCGCGGCCGGTCATCGGGCAGATTCCCACGCCGGGCACCCGGGTGCCGGACGGCACGGGCATCCACCTCCTCATCGCAACCATCGCCGGCTCCACGCCCACGCCTCCGGCGAAGCCCACCGTCAGCGGCTTCTCTCCGCTGACGCCGAACATCGGCACGGAGGTGCAGATCATCGG